GCTTATCAATTTTTcattcttggattttgttttatgCTGAGCATTGCTGATTTGAAGGTTATGGCCTGTTGAATCAAGTTGAGTGGTAGATACTCATGACGGTTGGACCAGCTCTCGTGGAGAATTCCGGAGCATCCGCGTGTCACTTTGTGACTCTAGGGTTTGCTAGAACCAGTTTGGCAATCAGTAGGTGTGCCACAGAAGCAAGCTGAAGGTTCACTTTTTTACACAGTAGAAGGAGTTCTGTTTGGGTCTGGTTATCTGCCTGTGGAAGGTTGTGGTATTCCCCATACTGCGACTTTTAAATGATGCATGTATTAACTGAAGCAGGCCCTCTCTGCCCACTGCAGATGTATGATATTCACCTTATTTTCTGTTGTCCACATTGTAGGTGCGCATGTGACTATCACGGACCGACAAGTAGCATTAGAATTTCTCAAGTCAAATGTTGAAGCCAACTTACCTCCCCATATCCAGCCCAAAGTTGTTGTTAAGGAGCTGACTTGGGGACAAAATTTGGGAAGTTTTTCGCCTGGAGAATTTGATCTCATACTTGGAGCTGATATCATATACTTAGAAGATACCTTCACAGATCTTCTTCACACCCTGGGGTACCTCTGTGGCAACCACTCTGTGATTCTTTTAGCTTGCCGAATTCGCTATGAACGGGATAGTAACTTCCTAATGATGCTGGAGAGGCAGTTTGCTGTGCGGAAGGTTCACTACGATCCTGAGAAGGACGTCCATATTTACAGAGCACAGAAGAGAAGCCAGAGGGAGGACTTGTAGTGGGCACTGTTTCCTGAGAATTGAATGTGTCAGGTAAGATCTTAGAACTAGAACTCCTGTGTGATGGACTGCAGGTCCATCCAACCAGAGCTGCTCAAAGAGCACAGCACATGTGTTGTTTGCAGACAAATCCACCTTGTCACATTGCCATAACTGTGTGTCACGACTGCTCACTGCTGAGCAGTGAATGCACATGGGAGGTTTGCCTGGCGTTCTTTCCTTAGCCAGTGTGCGCACTTGGTAAGCGTTTCCCACTAACACTCTGAAAAGAATCGTACAGAGGTGTCTTTAAATTGGTGAGATTCAGCAGTGCATTCTGGGCTGTACGTTTGTCTCGGTTTTCTCATCTGCTGAGTGTAAACCAAgttgaagtctcctactcttCTTGTGAGATAAGGCCTTACTCCAGCCCTGGCTTGGTCTagaactgtagaccaggcctaCCTCAAACAGTGattctccagcctctgtctctgagtgctgggatacaggTGTGCCACGGCACCTGGATTACCATTTAGTCCTTAGGCACCTTGAGATGAGGATGCATTCTGTCAGCAGATTTCAAGGGTAAGAATGTAAGCAAAGGAataaaaatttttacatttaaaattacataaaactgtGGCCTGAAATTTTCCTCCAAAACAATGCTTTGTTTCAGCTTTGCTGTTTCTTGCTGTGGTTGTCTCTGTTTCTTAGGTGTTTCCCCCGTCTTTTATGTGTCAGTTCTGAAAAGTTAACTCTCATTTTACGAAGGTTAGCTCCCAAGGTACAAACCTATATTGTGCCTGTAATCACTGCTTGGATCTCGGGCTCCCTGTAGGCTGCAAGCTGCT
This genomic window from Chionomys nivalis chromosome 2, mChiNiv1.1, whole genome shotgun sequence contains:
- the Mettl21a gene encoding protein N-lysine methyltransferase METTL21A, translating into MALVPYEESAEIGLQKFHKPLATFSFANHTIQIRQDWRQLGVAAVVWDAAIVLSMYLEMGAVELGGCSAVELGAGTGLVGIVAALLGAHVTITDRQVALEFLKSNVEANLPPHIQPKVVVKELTWGQNLGSFSPGEFDLILGADIIYLEDTFTDLLHTLGYLCGNHSVILLACRIRYERDSNFLMMLERQFAVRKVHYDPEKDVHIYRAQKRSQREDL